A window of Struthio camelus isolate bStrCam1 chromosome 15, bStrCam1.hap1, whole genome shotgun sequence contains these coding sequences:
- the ARL6IP1 gene encoding ADP-ribosylation factor-like protein 6-interacting protein 1 encodes MAEGDNKSSNQLAAETASLEEQLQGWGEVILMTDKILRWERAWFPLALMSVVSFSFLMIYYLDPSVLSGVSCFVMFLCLADYLVPALAPRIFGSNKWTTEQQQRFHEICSNLVKTRRRIVGWWRRLFTLKEEKPKMYFMTMLCSLVVVAWIGQQVHNLFLTYLIVSFLLLFPGLNQHGIITKYIGMAKREINKLLKHKEKKNE; translated from the exons ATGGCGGAGGGCGACAATAAGAGCAGCAACCAGCTG GCTGCAGAAACTGCTAGCTTAGAAGAGCAATTGCAAGGATGGGGAGAAGTGATTTTGATGACTGATAAAATTCTTCGCTGGGAGAGAGCCTGGTTTCCTCTTGCACTGATGAGtgttgtttccttctctttcct GATGATCTACTACTTGGATCCATCTGTTCTTTCAGGCGTTTCCTGTTTTGTTATGTTCCTCTGTTTGGCTGATTACCTTGTTCCTGCTCTCGCCCCTAGAATCTTTGGCTCTAATAAGTG GACTACTGAGCAGCAGCAAAGATTTCATGAAATTTGCAGCAATCTGGTAAAAACTCGTCGCAGAATTGTTGGTTGGTGGAGACGTCTCTTCACGCTGAAGGAAGAGAAGCCAAAAATG TACTTCATGACCATGCTTTGTTCTCTTGTTGTGGTTGCCTGGATAGGACAGCAAGTTCACAACCTCTTTCTCACCTATCTTATTG taagtttcttgctgctgtttcctgGACTAAACCAGCATGGGATCATTACAAAGTACATTGGAATGGCAAAAAGGGAGATAAACAAACTTCTCaagcacaaggaaaagaaaaatgaatga